From the Bacillus sp. FJAT-22090 genome, the window ACCAATTCGTACTGAGAGCGTCCAATATATTAAGTAAAGCAAAAAAAGCCCCCATCACTGGAGACTCTCCTCTTTATTATGCTAAAACTAATGATTCTTTTGCTATATCATCATTCATAATTAATTCTTTCAAGCGTTGTTTCGCTCTAAATAGTCGTGATTTTACCGTACCAATTGAAACCTTCATCACTTCAGCAATTTCAATCAACGAATACTGGTGAACATAAAAGTATAAGACAGTTTTTTGATAGATACCATCTAATTCGGCAACTTTAGAACGAATGATTTCACCTACGTCCTCTTTCTCCAGTTGCTCCTCTACTGATAATACATCGGAAGCGATTAAATCTAGAATAGAAACATCCAATTGTTCGGGTTGGTTTGCAATATATTTGCTACGTCGCACTTGTTTACGATAACGATCACGGAACGTATTCATACAAATAGTTGTTAA encodes:
- a CDS encoding RNA polymerase sigma factor codes for the protein MQVKLENVYEEYNRYIYYLCLKLTKNQIDAEDLMQEVWMKVVRYESYMKEVDHLKAWLTTICMNTFRDRYRKQVRRSKYIANQPEQLDVSILDLIASDVLSVEEQLEKEDVGEIIRSKVAELDGIYQKTVLYFYVHQYSLIEIAEVMKVSIGTVKSRLFRAKQRLKELIMNDDIAKESLVLA